A genomic segment from Leopardus geoffroyi isolate Oge1 chromosome A2, O.geoffroyi_Oge1_pat1.0, whole genome shotgun sequence encodes:
- the SLC25A40 gene encoding solute carrier family 25 member 40 isoform X2, whose translation MLPCGNWGSGNWHRNADTLAAAGPDAFLKIIRNEGIKSLWSGLPPTLVMAVPATVIYFTCYDQLTYFLKSKLGENESHIPIVAGIVARFGAVTVISPLELIRTKMQSKKFSYEELHRFISRKVSEDGWISLWRGWAPTVLRDVPFSALYWYNYEVLKKWLCEKSGLYKPTFMIHFTSGALSGSIAAIATLPFDVVKTQKQTQLWIDECHKISMPLHMSTWTIMKNIVAKNGFAGLFTGLIPRLIKIAPACAIMISTYESGKAFFQMQNARRQQYQ comes from the exons ATGTTGCCTTGTGGAAATTGGGGCTCAGGAAACTGGCACAGAAATGCTGATACTCTGGCTGCTGCTGGTCCT GATGCCTTTTTGAAAATCATTCGAAATGAGGGCATTAAATCCCTGTGGAGTGGCCTTCCCCCTACTTT AGTGATGGCAGTTCCTGCCACAGTCATTTATTTTACCTGCTATGATCAATTAACTTATTTTCTGAAATcaaaattaggagaaaatgaaAGTCATATACCAATTGTTGCTGGAATTGTTGCTAGAT TTGGTGCAGTAACTGTGATAAGTCCATTAGAATTGATTAGAACCAAGATGCAATCTAAGAAGTTTTCTTATGAAGAATTACATCGATTTATCAGCAGGAAAGTGTCTGAAGATGGTTGGATTTCCCTTTGGAGGGGCTGGGCTCCTACTGTTCTTAGAGATGTACCATTCTCAG CACTGTACTGGTATAACTATGAAGTTTTAAAGAAGTGGCTGTGTGAGAAATCTGGTTTATATAAACCAACATTTATGATCCACTTTACTTCAGGGGCATTGTCTGGTTCT ATTGCAGCTATTGCAACTTTGCCATTTGATGTggtaaaaacacaaaagcagacacaacTTTGGATAGATGAATGTCATAAAa tTTCTATGCCTTTGCATATGTCAACGTGGACTATCATGAAGAACATTGTTGCTAAGAATGGGTTTGCAGGATTATTTACAg GCCTCATTCCCCGTTTAATTAAAATTGCTCCTGCTTGTGCCATTATGATCAGTACCTATGAATCTGGGAAGGCTTTTTTCCAGATGCAAAATGCCAGAAGACAACAATACCAGTGA